From the Hevea brasiliensis isolate MT/VB/25A 57/8 chromosome 13, ASM3005281v1, whole genome shotgun sequence genome, the window GTGGAAGACATCAATGAAAATGTTAGTTCAGCATGCCCATACCCTCTTCCAAAGGATGTCAATACCTTGATACGCAGTTCAGTCATGCCACAAGACCATCTAAATTATACATTGACATGGTATGCTAGTTCTGTCACTTGATATCTTTGTTTACACATTTAAGCAATTGCTTTGACAGTAATCTAATTTCTTCCTTCTGCATGTTTTATTCCTTGATCTGTACATTTTATGTTGCTTTGGACTCTAAAGATTAGAAAACATTCCTAATTTCTGATTGGACTTAGGGTAGCATTGATGTACTGTTTTCTTAGAGCTAATCTATGATTAGGTTTATCCTTGAAGCATGCCATTCTTTTGTCATAACATATATCCAAGGTGTCTTAGTTTAGTTGACAAAGTTCGAGGGCATCATACCATACACCTGGTGTCCAAACCCATTTTCATCAAAATGGGATTGGTGTACTTATTGTATGGCATTACGAACATTTTCTTTAATTACCCAAATGTATAGAGTGATTTTCATGGCATGCATTGGCAAATCGAAAGAACGAGATAAAATTCACTCAAAAGATTCAGATGATTTATGAAGCAAATACAATTCCTTCTGATATTGGTTGTATTTTGAGTAGGTATTCTCTATCTGCTGCTGTTGCATTTATGGCTTTCAAGAGACTAAGGCCAAAAAGAAGCCGGAGATAGCGATTCTGTAGTGTAAGAAATATACGTTTTCTGATCAACTTCCTATCCTAAATTTCATGGCAAGAATTTGATTGAAGATCATGAAGCTGCTCAATACATTGATCTTCATTATGAATCCTAGGCAACTTAAAGAAATTCTTTTGTCAGGTCTATTGAACTGGGAAATATTCCTGGCATCTTGCAATATTGATGGTTTATCATTTGCAGATATGCAAAAATTTTTGGTTAAAGCTGCTTTCAGCTTGGGTTTTTTTTACTTGTTAAATTTATGTAGGCATGAATAATGTACATTTTGGTTTAACTGAGATGAGCCAAGATCCGTTAGTGAAAGAATGTGACAAGTGACAACTATCCCATCTAGTTGACATTTAAGATCACATTGAGCATGTATTGTTGTTCAATAAGTTTTATCTTCATTTTGTGGCATAAAACATAGCATCTGTGATTTGACAATGTAAAAGAGATTTAAATATAGACATGGGAGAAATAGGGAGATAGAATAGAGTTTTTGGTTGAAAATCTCAAGCAAAAATGTCATCATATTTTGAAGACAGCAACATTACACTATACTCGTGATAaaaagaaaactcagaaaaatcaaTGGGATTTGGTTGGGATTTTGGTTAAGATGTCAAAAAGCTATATCTTGAAGGCCAAATGACAATGAGTGGATTTCATTTTCTTTGAGagtttgggattttttttttttttttataaattaaggaaTTTAATTTCCATAATTAAGGGAATCACCAATTTTCATACTAATTTAAGGAATCAAAACACATCAATGAAAATGGTTTTGTTAGAGGTTAAGCGTTCAATTTTAGCCATGTAATTAATAGGATgtttcaatttttatatttttatattattaattaaaattaaaaaataataattgtaataattaaaaaagcattatttttatattttcatataattaattaaagaacagaaaaattaaaattaaaattaaaataaattttaaaaaatttgattttaattccatAGTTAATACATGCGAACTAAACACTTAAAAATGAATCTAATTATAATTATACAGTGAATcagatataaataaaaatttatcattCTATTCTATTTCtgattttatttaattctaatttcaatattaattttgATTTCTAAATAGGCCCtaaaagaattattttaaaaaattatttagttattttgaaattttttcaaatttaattataaaacaaTTTTTAAGTTACTTTGACTAATATATTTAAAGATGTTTTTTCAATAGCAATTAAACAAACTATTGTTATTAAACTTAGCTTAGTGGATTGATCTAGTGAATCAGATATAAAATTGAGCGAATTCTCACATTAGACAAGATAAGGACTTAAACTAGAAAAAAATCAAAAATTGAATTGGTGACTCATTAACCAATGACCCATTAATCGGCTGGTTTAAAgtttaatttaaaagtttttaaaaatataaattaaattgatattttaatatttaaaatataaatttatatttaataaataattgagATATTATTTAGCTATAAATTCTTTTATagaagaaatttgttttaaaatgatattttcatataattaatatttcatatttaattataataatatttttattttatatattaattataaatgtgaaaaaataattaaaatttaaatattttcatataaaatttaataatattattaacatatttataaatacaatttaataaatgttaaaatattaattctaagaaaattaaaattatttaattatattaataaatataatatttaattaattttttaatgatcCACTAGTAATCCATTCACCCTAGTCTTTTAGCCAGGTCAATCTCCAGAATAGGTTTGATAACTAGGAAACAGACCCTATGATAGAGTCGAATTTGATACATTTTCGATCAAACAGACCCTACAGCATCAAATTTCATTCAGATGGATTCATAAATATATTCCCGGCAGTTAAATTTCAACTGTTGTGATGCCAGACGAACAGAAATAGGGCTGAGCAaaattcggttcaaatcgaaaaatcgaatcgaatcgagtcATTTTGGTTCAatcagttcggttttaaaattaaatcggtttgattcgattttaaattataaaaatttcaattatttcagttcagttcgattttaaagagaaaaaaatcgattaaaccgaaccgaaccgaatattaatttatatagtcaaatcaaactaaatcgaaccgcatcgatttttgaattgatttatttttatgaaaattttatgaattatatttaattttatatatattaattgtttaatttcattgattaatgcttattaggttcaaaccaaaattaaaattagaccaaataacttgaaaatcaagtctaaattcaaaaatcaataaaaaatcaaaccaatcggtttaaaccgaatcgaaccgaaatagaacggttcgattcgatttttcactcatttcggttcgattcgatttctaaaatttacgattcgatttttgtaatttaattcagttcggttcagttcgattcggtttgaaccgaatgcccACTCCTAAACAGAAACAAAATAACACCAACCAaccttaaatttttctttactGTTTTGTGCTGTACAATTTGTACACAATACTAAAAGAATACAAATAAAGGAATCACAAGCAAAGAAAGCTATTGAATTGCCACACTAGAATATACGAAActaaaaatcaattaaatcgaaaaaaaaaaaatgaatgaaatgaatatgaaacaaCTCAACTAATATTATACAAACGATGAGTCTCATGACACACGTGTTATGATCAGAGCAGAACTCTTCATACCTGAATGAATTGCATTCAACAGTGCTACAAAATTGAATAGACTGTCTTCAGAGAACCACTTGAGCTTCCATGTCAAAGGGCAGCCTGTATTTTCCTTATCAATGGTTGCAATGTCCTTGTGACCCTTTGGTGAGAAACAGAATTTTTTTGTAGCATGCTCAAGAATTAAGGTTACGAACGGACGCTCAATGACCTGAAAATGGAATTCTAATCTTAAATTAGCGTAATTGTCCACCTTCAGTGATTCCAGCAGCAAACTGATGGCACAAGTATTGGGCATAAAATTGGGGAAGGGGAAACTAGTGACAGATTATTTataggataaatttcaacaactgtccttgaacttatatagttgtaacattataatccttcaactttaaaatgtaacataaaaccccctaaacttttaaattttgcacagaaaaatctctctgactttcaattattaatttttcagttctcttatgcaaagtgtaaaactaTTCTCTCTACAcgtgaaaaattattctatcCATAGAGAGAATAAGGATTCAATTTACACGTGGcttgagaaagaaaagagaaatactgactaagctccatACTGGAACTATCCAAGTCAGCGTCTAACTAAAAAATCGATAATTGGAAATTAGAataattttactgtgcaaaatttgaaagttgatgggatTTTATGTTACATCTTTAAGTTAAGGGACTGTAacattacaactagataagttcagggacagttgtcaaTTTATCcattatttatgtgtattttATTGTCTAATTAAGTAAAATCAGATCGGGGCTGTGGTGTGGGTTGCCTTTTGCTCAAAACCAGCTTCTCGGGAAAGAATGGTCAACCACAgattctaataataataaaaggaatGCTCAAATACATGTCACAAAAGTGGTTCTGACTTCGCTACAAAATAGGATTAGCGCCCAGGAGGCCAGGAAATAAAAGGGTCTCAAAAACCTCTGTGTCTCCacaataaaacaaaaaataaatacacaaaacAATAATTAAATGGCAAAAGTGATTTCAGGCAGGACCTGACCAGGTTAGTTTGTCACAAGGAGAAATTGGCCCAAAATAGATAAGGTAGactgagagaaagagagagagagagagagacagagagggaAACGAAGCAAGAGGATATTGAAAAGGAAGACAAATAAACAAAACCCCCCGCAATTATCAAACCGTACAAGGCATTTAATTTGACATCAACAAGCACAAGCTAACCAGCCTCTACTAATTGCAGTAAACTGCagtataaaagtaagaaaatttctgtgaataaaataaaaggaaaagattTAAGTGATAATACCAGCTCAGATGCATCACTGATGCAGCAACACCAGTCAAGGGAGAAATATGGGGAGGAAGATGCATCTGCTGAAGGAAAGTTGAACCGCTTAAGTTCTTCAACACACAGAAAAACATGTGTTCCACTTACAAAAAGTGATCTTGAAAGCCATGATTCCTCTGATTCAAGAGTTTGATACATGCCATGCATGAAAAGCCCAAAGTTAgtttgaaaaaaaagaaaaggagggGGGAAAACTACTTATGCACACTCATCAAATATCAATGTGAGGGCATCCCACAAGTAGTAGACATTGAAAGCACCATTCTTTCATTCTCTCTGTGGGTGGCGGTGATGGTTGTAATGGGTGCCACAGGTCTTCGAAAATATATTGGGAAAggaataattcaattcaaagttatGCACAAGATATTCACTTCAACTGTGATAGATAACTAAGCTCGAACAAGTGAACAAATGATCTAAATTACCTTGTTTTTTACACAGATCGAAGGATTTATGATTACTAGCCTATTCCTTACATATCAGAATTCCTCTCCAAAAAATTATATTTGCAACACAATCTTACATCAAGCTTAATATAACTAGTTCAAATTTGGTCCAAGAAAAATTTAAGTTTCCATTGAATTTGCTAACTACAATAGAAATTAGTGTTTTGACGAAATAGAGAACATATTTGGATTGATTTTATCAAATTAAGCATGGGTGTCTACAACGTTTATCGTTTACAAGTTTGTTGGGATATCACAGATACTCTTGGGCAGGTTAAATTCACTTAGCCTTCCCCTTGCATAACAAGGAGGCTATTTACAATTGCACCAAGGGCATTTTGAATATCAAATAAAAACAGAATTTATCTTTTCCTCTGGACCttaagtcacttttagttatAGCATAGAATATTCACATTAGGTCAGGAAAAATCTGATCCATTCTAGATTGCAAAAATTGTTCTAAAACTCATGATTACAAGAATATACATGTGAACAAACTGCACAATAGAAGTTCTCAGAATTACAGCCATCACTAGGAGTTCATATGATGCATGTTTTGTTGATGACAATGTTGGATTGTTTTCCCCTTCACAGTGAACACACGTGCGCAATACCAAGACAATCAGTTCCATCTACTTCAAATTCTAGAGTTCATCTCCTAAAATTTTTCTGTTTTGGGTCAGCTAGCAAGTCACTACTGCCATTTTTGGCATGTAGTCATAAATCAGAAAAGCATCAATCATCTTGATGAATCATGAATCCCAATTAGTATTGAACAGTTAGAGAAACTTCTAAACAGAGTTGATCAACAATGCACCATATAAAATATCCAACGTTAATCTCTGATTCCCAAATTTGATCTGTTCTGGGTTATTTTTAACTCCAAAATGCAAAAATGCTAGATCTGCTTGCTATATAAATATTCACAAGTCCAGAACTGGTGGGCCATTTACTAAATTTTAGGATAAAATTGAATTAACAATAATCATTGAGAGGAAATACCTTCATCTTTGTGCCAAAAAAGCACCATAGCATATTGGAATATGCTCATTTTTGAACCTCCACAAATTTGTTTCTCAAACAGCTCAACCTGAACCTGCTCCAAACTGCCATATAAATTCCCAAAATCCCATTCTATCATATACCAGAGAGAAAAAAATGTTTTCAAATATAAAAAAAGtatttaatttaaagaaaattcagCCACATTATTTTTTGATTTCATATTTAAAGAGCATAAGATAGATTACCTTCTTAATATGCATTTATTCGTTGCACATGGACCAAAAACTTGTAGTGTGTAAAGTAATTGCCTTGATTTCTCAATGCTCCTTGTTAGAAACAGGTAGGTTGCTCCCCTCTCAATGTACACCCTATCCAACAATAGAATGCTAAACAGTTTTAGGAAAAATGTCCAGTAAAATAGTTGCTGACAGTACCAGAAATCACTAACCTCACAACCTGAAGTCCTAAACCAACCACAACTTCTTTAACATCTTCAACCCTGTGCCAACCCAGTAAACTCAAAATATTTCCTGCAAAACTTCCAAACATATAAAGTTGAACAACTATAGGTAATTATCCACATAACCATCAGAAGACACTGAATAAGAAGTAGGACTCCTCAAAATGACTTGATAACAACTAACCTGACCCATCAAATGCTACACCAATGATTAATACATACAACTTGTTTACGCTGCTCAGCAATAAAGCTACTTCTCTGCGTGCAACAAAAGAGGAATTTGGAATAGaaatacagaaaatagcattgcAACTGTTAAAATATCAAGCATAGATGAAAATAACGTTCTTGCAATTTAGTATCAGTAACTAGGATCAACTGAATGTTAATGAAGTTAAAAATAAGGTATCAAGAACCCCTTTAGTGACACAGAAGCCATGCAAATCACTATAAACCAGATGGCAAAACAGGCACCAGATGCAAGAAACCTATGACAATTTTACCATTGTCTCATCCTATCGCATGCTTTACATTCAAACTAGTGGTTTATGCAGTTGTGAAACTGACTCTTTTAACATATCAACTTTACCATGGAACTTTGACTCATTAGTCATTATGTTGATGTATATAAGTAAGCTCAATTAGAAAGATAGCAAAAGGAGGAATCTGCTTTATATGCAACTATAAGCTACCATAGAAAGCATGAGCTACCATTTTAGATGAATTACAAACTTTAAGaatgtattattattatcaacATCAAAATGGAAAAAGAAGATAAAATAATATACATATACCCCatcaacaatttcttaacttaaagctTCTAGAGCATATAACTCATCAATAATGATCACAGAAGAAAGTAAATACCCTTGCCAATTACCAAGCATGCAGTAGATATTTGGCACAGTCCAAAAGAGGATACCCAATCAAATTCAGAAAACTCAAGAACAGATGAAAAGTCAATACCAATTTTAGTTGAGAAAAACTTAGAGAATACGGGGAGGAGAAGCAGAGTGTGTGCACGCGTGTGACAACGTACTAACTCATATATTATAGCTACTATAGAATTAAGTAGAATGAGTACATATACATacgtacacacacacacacacacacacacacacacacatatatatatacacatatgcaTGTATGTATGTAACTACACTATGTTTACCTTTCTCTGTACAAGGATTCCGGCTCAATTACACAATCGCAATGTAGATAATGCCTACAGGTCTCATTAATTGTGGAATCTGCAACATTTGCATTAAAATACTTCTCAATAAAATCATTGGAAAATCTACCAATATTTGCAACTGCTGGAGTTTTAATCGCATTTTTCTGCAACTTTTTCTTATCAACAATATCTTGAGAATTGCCAGCATCAACAATTTGTTTCCCttgctcatcttcttcatcatgtACACTAGTATCCATCTCAACCCTTGGTGTTTCTGATGTCCCTGTCTTGTCAACCACATTCTCTGCTAGTGAAAGTAAAATAAGTGTTCTTCTTGGTTGCCTTTTACTTTTTGTCTTGTCCAGCCAATCTGCCTCTTCATCAGCAAATTGAGCAATTTCACCAACAGTAGAAGCAGCAGGAAAATCAATTCTGCTTGAATTTAAGGTTTTTGTTTTAATAGATGCTTGTAAATCATGAGAATCAAACAAACGCCTTTCATTATCCCTTAAATGATGAATTCCATATTTCTTAACATATTTACTTTTATTAAAAAGATTTGAAGACGAGCACACTCCAATACTCAAATTCAAGTATTCTTCATTCTGTAACTGATCTTCATGCACTGAATGCCCATATTCATATATATCATCTTCACTAGAGCTGGTATCACTATCAGAAGAAACCACTGAACAGGACTCTGCAGATAGCTGCAAAATTTCTTCCACCAAATTGTGGCGACGATGCAGAATGTCCACCTGATAATGGGGAGGGGACACAGAGTAAGCAGAGAAGGAATGAGACTCCGACGTATCATCTACGGCAGTCAATGTTGATAAGCTGCCATTTTCAACAACAAAATGGTCTCCTTGTATGGTTAACCCTTCATGTGAATGAGATATTTTATACTTCTGTCTTGGTCCCACCATGCCAGGTAAAGACATGCCCACAAAGGAAGCATCAGATTCCAAGCCATCTGTACTAGCTTCATCCCCTGAGGCATTAAGAGAATTCCAGACATTTCTTGAACTTTCACCATGATGCTTCTCGTTTGTCTTGTTTTTCTGATGATTTTCCTTCACATGATGCAATGTGGCTCTGCTATGTGTACCTCCATCCACAGAATTCTCAGATTCATGATCCATCCATTCTTGAAATTCCCGCAACCAAAGAATAGAATCCTCTCTCTTCATGAGTTCAACTCTGTTAATCAAATCAACCATTTCAGCTTCATTATCAGATATGATATTCTCCTCTTTGCTTTGAATATCATTATCACATGATGGTGACTCCTGGTCAGAAGAAAAGTATGCGCTCTCTTCTTCACTTTCAATTGCAGCAAGTCGAGGCACTTTTTTCTGCAAGTGATGTCACAACTATTTAGATCAATAACAATAAAGGAATTGACTAGCACAAAGATATGCACAGTTTTTACATAGAAGGGTCAAGCTATGCCAACAGAAATTCAGAA encodes:
- the LOC110663834 gene encoding uncharacterized protein LOC110663834 isoform X1, whose translation is MAIVTGDRYLENLVNFVQHQAGPLLDGSLVLKLNPVGLHYVQSRLEALREVENLLSGAPVDYLRAYISDLGDHRALEQLRRILRLLTSLKVVSVLPPPVRDPTPISLLSFGRLKVLELRGCDLSTSAARGLLELRHTLEKIICHNSTDALRHVFASRIAEIKGSPQWNRLSFVSCACNRLVLMDESLQLLPAVETLDLSRNKFAKVDNLRKCTKLKHLDLGFNHLRTTAPFSEVSCHIGKLVLRNNALTTLRGLENLKSLEGLDISYNIISNFSELEFLARLTSLQNLWLEGNPLCCARWYRAQVFSYFAHSDTLKLDDKEISTREFWKRQIIIASRQKRPSSYGFYSPAKDNVEGQASIIRKRKKVPRLAAIESEEESAYFSSDQESPSCDNDIQSKEENIISDNEAEMVDLINRVELMKREDSILWLREFQEWMDHESENSVDGGTHSRATLHHVKENHQKNKTNEKHHGESSRNVWNSLNASGDEASTDGLESDASFVGMSLPGMVGPRQKYKISHSHEGLTIQGDHFVVENGSLSTLTAVDDTSESHSFSAYSVSPPHYQVDILHRRHNLVEEILQLSAESCSVVSSDSDTSSSEDDIYEYGHSVHEDQLQNEEYLNLSIGVCSSSNLFNKSKYVKKYGIHHLRDNERRLFDSHDLQASIKTKTLNSSRIDFPAASTVGEIAQFADEEADWLDKTKSKRQPRRTLILLSLAENVVDKTGTSETPRVEMDTSVHDEEDEQGKQIVDAGNSQDIVDKKKLQKNAIKTPAVANIGRFSNDFIEKYFNANVADSTINETCRHYLHCDCVIEPESLYREREVALLLSSVNKLYVLIIGVAFDGSGNILSLLGWHRVEDVKEVVVGLGLQVVRVYIERGATYLFLTRSIEKSRQLLYTLQVFGPCATNKCILRSLEQVQVELFEKQICGGSKMSIFQYAMVLFWHKDEESEESWLSRSLFVSGTHVFLCVEELKRFNFPSADASSSPYFSLDWCCCISDASELVIERPFVTLILEHATKKFCFSPKGHKDIATIDKENTGCPLTWKLKWFSEDSLFNFVALLNAIHSGMKSSALIITRVS
- the LOC110663834 gene encoding uncharacterized protein LOC110663834 isoform X2 encodes the protein MAIVTGDRYLENLVNFVQHQAGPLLDGSLVLKLNPVGLHYVQSRLEALREVENLLSGAPVDYLRAYISDLGDHRALEQLRRILRLLTSLKVVSVLPPPVRDPTPISLLSFGRLKVLELRGCDLSTSAARGLLELRHTLEKIICHNSTDALRHVFASRIAEIKGSPQWNRLSFVSCACNRLVLMDESLQLLPAVETLDLSRNKFAKVDNLRKCTKLKHLDLGFNHLRTTAPFSEVSCHIGKLVLRNNALTTLRGLENLKSLEGLDISYNIISNFSELEFLARLTSLQNLWLEGNPLCCARWYRAQVFSYFAHSDTLKLDDKEISTREFWKRQIIIASRQKRPSSYGFYSPAKDNVEGQASIIRKRKKVPRLAAIESEEESAYFSSDQESPSCDNDIQSKEENIISDNEAEMVDLINRVELMKREDSILWLREFQEWMDHESENSVDGGTHSRATLHHVKENHQKNKTNEKHHGESSRNVWNSLNASGDEASTDGLESDASFVGMSLPGMVGPRQKYKISHSHEGLTIQGDHFVVENGSLSTLTAVDDTSESHSFSAYSVSPPHYQVDILHRRHNLVEEILQLSAESCSVVSSDSDTSSSEDDIYEYGHSVHEDQLQNEEYLNLSIGVCSSSNLFNKSKYVKKYGIHHLRDNERRLFDSHDLQASIKTKTLNSSRIDFPAASTVGEIAQFADEEADWLDKTKSKRQPRRTLILLSLAENVVDKTGTSETPRVEMDTSVHDEEDEQGKQIVDAGNSQDIVDKKKLQKNAIKTPAVANIGRFSNDFIEKYFNANVADSTINETCRHYLHCDCVIEPESLYREREVALLLSSVNKLYVLIIGVAFDGSGNILSLLGWHRVEDVKEVVVGLGLQVVRVYIERGATYLFLTRSIEKSRQLLYTLQVFGPCATNKCILRSLEQVQVELFEKQICGGSKMSIFQYAMVLFWHKDEEESWLSRSLFVSGTHVFLCVEELKRFNFPSADASSSPYFSLDWCCCISDASELVIERPFVTLILEHATKKFCFSPKGHKDIATIDKENTGCPLTWKLKWFSEDSLFNFVALLNAIHSGMKSSALIITRVS
- the LOC110663834 gene encoding uncharacterized protein LOC110663834 isoform X3, whose amino-acid sequence is MAIVTGDRYLENLVNFVQHQAGPLLDGSLVLKLNPVGLHYVQSRLEALREVENLLSGAPVDYLRAYISDLGDHRALEQLRRILRLLTSLKVVSVLPPPVRDPTPISLLSFGRLKVLELRGCDLSTSAARGLLELRHTLEKIICHNSTDALRHVFASRIAEIKGSPQWNRLSFVSCACNRLVLMDESLQLLPAVETLDLSRNKFAKVDNLRKCTKLKHLDLGFNHLRTTAPFSEVSCHIGKLVLRNNALTTLRGLENLKSLEGLDISYNIISNFSELEFLARLTSLQNLWLEGNPLCCARWYRAQVFSYFAHSDTLKLDDKEISTREFWKRQIIIASRQKRPSSYGFYSPAKDNVEGQASIIRKRKKVPRLAAIESEEESAYFSSDQESPSCDNDIQSKEENIISDNEAEMVDLINRVELMKREDSILWLREFQEWMDHESENSVDGGTHSRATLHHVKENHQKNKTNEKHHGESSRNVWNSLNASGDEASTDGLESDASFVGMSLPGMVGPRQKYKISHSHEGLTIQGDHFVVENGSLSTLTAVDDTSESHSFSAYSVSPPHYQVDILHRRHNLVEEILQLSAESCSVVSSDSDTSSSEDDIYEYGHSVHEDQLQNEEYLNLSIGVCSSSNLFNKSKYVKKYGIHHLRDNERRLFDSHDLQASIKTKTLNSSRIDFPAASTVGEIAQFADEEADWLDKTKSKRQPRRTLILLSLAENVVDKTGTSETPRVEMDTSVHDEEDEQGKQIVDAGNSQDIVDKKKLQKNAIKTPAVANIGRFSNDFIEKYFNANVADSTINETCRHYLHCDCVIEPESLYREREVALLLSSVNKLYVLIIGVAFDGSGNILSLLGWHRVEDVKEVVVGLGLQVVRVYIERGATYLFLTRSIEKSRQLLYTLQVFGPCATNKCILRRFRLSCLRNKFVEVQK